CCGAGTCGGTGAGGCGTTCCGGGGTGGTGCCGAGAATTCCGTGTACCCGCAACTCGATGACGCGGGTATCGGGGCCGGGAATCGCCACGACTGCTCGCCCTCCTGCCACGTCTTGATCGCCGGAGTCGATTATCGACGCTTCCAGCGCACTTCGGGGTAATCCTCCGTGATCTCTTGACTCCTAGCGAGCACATGGGGTTATCGGCGTGGCGAGCGGTACTGTGCCGAGGCAGAACCGACTGGGGTTGAGGAGCCGTGGGATGAGTGCCGAGAGGTTGCAGAAGCGCGCCGGGATCGACTTCGCGGTAGCGGACCTGTCACTTGCCGATTTCGGTCGTCGGGAGATCCGACTCGCCGAACATGAGATGCCTGGTCTGATGGCGTTGCGCCGCGAGTACGCCGAGGTTTATCCGTTGAAGGGGGCCCGGATCTCGGGCTCACTGCACATGACCGTTCAGACCGCCGTGTTGATCGAGACCCTCGTTTCGCTGGGGGCGGAGGTCCGTTGGGCTTCCTGCAACATCTTCTCCACGCAGGATCACGCCGCCGCCGCGATCGTCGTCGGGCCGCACGGCACGGAGGAGGAGCCCGCCGGGGTGCCGGTCTTCGCCTGGAAGGGCGAGTCGCTGGCCGAGTACTGGTGGTGCACCGAGCAGATGCTCACCTGGCCGGACGGCAAGCACGCCAACATGGTTCTCGACGACGGCGGCGACGCCACCATGTTGCTGCACAAGGGAACGCAGTACGAGCGGGCCGGTGTCGTGCCGCCCGCCGATGAGTCCGACAGCGACGAGTTCAAGGTGTTCCTCGATCTGCTGCGTGCCTCGCTGGCCGCGGACTCGGGGAAGTGGACCAAGGCGGGCGAGGCCGTTCTCGGCGTCACCGAGGAGACCACGACCGGTGTGCTGCGGCTGTACCAGTTGGCCGCGCAGGGCGAACTGCTCTTCCCCGCGATCAACGTCAACGACGCCGTCACCAAGTCGAAGTTCGACAACCGCTACGGCATCCGCCACTCGCTGATCGACGGCATCAACCGGGGCACCGACGTGCTCATCGGTGGCAAGGTCGCCGTGATCTGTGGTTACGGCGATGTCGGCAAGGGTGCCGCCGAGTCGTTGCGGGGCCAGGGCGCCCGCGTCGTGGTCACCGAGATCGACCCGATCTGCGCGCTGCAGGCCGCCATGGACGGCTACCAGGTGAGCACGCTGGCCAACATCATCGACCAGGCCGACATCGTCATCACCACGACCGGCAACAAGGACGTGGTGACGGTCGAGGACATGGCCCGAATGAAGCACCAGGCGATCCTGGGCAACATCGGCCACTTCGACAACGAGCTCGACATGGCCGGGCTGGCCCGTTACCCCGGTGTGCACCGCATCGAGATCAAGCCGCAGGTGGACGAGTGGGTGTTCCCGGACGGGCACTCGATCATCGTGCTGTCCGAGGGCAGGCTGCTGAACCTGGGTAACGCCACGGGACATCCCTCCTTCGTCATGTCGAACTCCTTCTCCAACCAGGTGATCGCCCAAATCGAGCTGTTCACCAAGAACAAGGAGTACGACCGCGAGGTCTTCCGGCTGCCCAAGAAGCTCGACGAGAAGGTGGCGCTCATCCACCTGGAGGCGCTCGGCGGTGAGCTGACCCGGCTGACCAAGGAACAGGCCGAGTACATCGACGTGGACGTCGACGGTCCGTTCAAGGCCGATCACTACCGTTACTGATTCCGCGCTGGTGGCATGCGGTGGGTGTCACGCTCCAACAGGGGCGTGCGCCGGCCGATGAGGCCCGCCGGCTACGGTGACCGC
This Actinoalloteichus hymeniacidonis DNA region includes the following protein-coding sequences:
- the ahcY gene encoding adenosylhomocysteinase, with the protein product MSAERLQKRAGIDFAVADLSLADFGRREIRLAEHEMPGLMALRREYAEVYPLKGARISGSLHMTVQTAVLIETLVSLGAEVRWASCNIFSTQDHAAAAIVVGPHGTEEEPAGVPVFAWKGESLAEYWWCTEQMLTWPDGKHANMVLDDGGDATMLLHKGTQYERAGVVPPADESDSDEFKVFLDLLRASLAADSGKWTKAGEAVLGVTEETTTGVLRLYQLAAQGELLFPAINVNDAVTKSKFDNRYGIRHSLIDGINRGTDVLIGGKVAVICGYGDVGKGAAESLRGQGARVVVTEIDPICALQAAMDGYQVSTLANIIDQADIVITTTGNKDVVTVEDMARMKHQAILGNIGHFDNELDMAGLARYPGVHRIEIKPQVDEWVFPDGHSIIVLSEGRLLNLGNATGHPSFVMSNSFSNQVIAQIELFTKNKEYDREVFRLPKKLDEKVALIHLEALGGELTRLTKEQAEYIDVDVDGPFKADHYRY